The following proteins come from a genomic window of Polyangiaceae bacterium:
- a CDS encoding DNA topoisomerase IV subunit A produces MATRKSSKKPSKSGGSRSRKSAGGGSGRGRGDDASLDLFEPKDDAQPLHEIAQSKYLNYALSVITSRALPDVRDGLKPVQRRILFTMWQQRITADAKHRKCAKVVGDVMGSYHPHGDSAIYDALVRLAQPFSLRVPLVDGSGNFGSLDGDPAAAMRYTECRLAAVSGEMLAELGQNTVFHRPNYDGTKTEPVVLPSKLPNLLINGATGIAVGMATNIPPHNPEEVCSAAIRLLDALVEKKTLSNRDLCRTIKGPDFPTGGQIVSTAEEIKQIYETGQGAIKLRGTWEKGPGSRAAKTIVITSIPYTVNKAQLVERIAEVVTSRKMPLLLDVRDVSAEDVRIELSLKKDADEQKVLAYLFRQTPLQTNFNANLTCLVPTENPEVGRPERLDLASILWHFLHFRLEVVTRRLQHELDALERRMHILDGFATVFDALDQILKIIRASEGKADAAKKIMAKFKLDAEQTDAILELKLYRLARLEILVIQKELAEKKKRAREIRKLLNEAESLGRWGIVRQELQEVLAAYAKKDKRRTIIEEAGAEPELTAEDLIVAEDNHVLLTRDGWVKRQKEIKDPSATRLREGDAVLACEAGSTRATMVFFSNFGTAYTARIADIIATTGYGEPIQRLFKLKDGETIVRAFSLDPRIVGDLSEKPGYFPETYAVAATSDGYALCFGLSPFLEPSTRAGRRFARPTGGAVVVGVELLEGDETLIAASAGRRALLCSAQEVNYLSGPGKGVVLVKLAKDDRLIGFRAAKGDRAALTVRTSLGGEQRISSAKYELSSRGGKGREIIKRGALIEVVPEPVAAPAPFEENQ; encoded by the coding sequence AGGCGGAGGCTCGGGTCGCGGACGCGGTGACGACGCTTCGCTCGATCTATTCGAGCCGAAAGACGACGCGCAGCCGCTCCACGAGATCGCCCAGAGCAAGTACCTGAACTACGCGCTCAGCGTGATCACCAGCCGCGCCCTGCCCGACGTGCGGGACGGCCTCAAGCCGGTGCAGCGCCGCATCCTGTTCACGATGTGGCAGCAGCGGATCACCGCCGACGCCAAGCACCGCAAGTGCGCCAAGGTCGTCGGCGACGTGATGGGCAGCTATCACCCCCACGGCGACAGCGCGATCTACGACGCCCTCGTGCGGCTGGCGCAGCCCTTCAGCCTGAGGGTACCGCTGGTGGACGGCTCCGGGAACTTCGGCTCGCTGGACGGCGACCCCGCCGCCGCCATGCGCTACACCGAGTGCCGTCTGGCTGCCGTGTCCGGCGAAATGCTGGCGGAGCTCGGGCAGAACACCGTCTTTCACCGCCCCAACTACGACGGCACCAAGACCGAGCCGGTGGTGCTGCCGTCCAAGCTCCCCAATCTGCTCATCAATGGTGCCACGGGCATCGCCGTGGGCATGGCGACCAACATCCCGCCGCACAATCCCGAAGAGGTGTGCAGCGCAGCGATCCGCCTGCTCGACGCCTTGGTGGAGAAGAAGACGCTCAGCAACCGGGACCTGTGCCGCACCATCAAGGGCCCGGACTTCCCCACCGGCGGCCAGATCGTGTCCACCGCGGAAGAGATCAAGCAGATCTACGAGACGGGACAGGGCGCCATCAAGCTGCGAGGCACCTGGGAGAAGGGGCCCGGCAGTCGCGCCGCCAAGACCATCGTCATCACCAGCATTCCTTACACCGTCAACAAGGCGCAGCTGGTGGAGCGCATCGCCGAGGTCGTCACCTCGCGCAAGATGCCGCTGCTTTTGGACGTGCGCGACGTGTCCGCGGAGGACGTTCGCATCGAGCTGTCGCTGAAGAAGGACGCCGACGAGCAGAAGGTGCTCGCGTACCTGTTCCGGCAGACGCCCCTGCAGACGAATTTCAACGCGAACCTCACCTGCCTGGTGCCCACGGAGAACCCCGAGGTGGGCCGTCCGGAGCGCCTGGATCTGGCCAGTATCCTTTGGCATTTCCTGCACTTCCGGCTGGAGGTGGTCACCCGCCGGCTGCAGCACGAGCTCGATGCCCTCGAGCGGCGGATGCACATTCTCGACGGCTTCGCGACCGTCTTCGATGCCCTGGACCAGATCTTGAAGATCATCCGCGCATCCGAAGGCAAAGCGGACGCGGCCAAGAAGATCATGGCGAAGTTCAAGCTCGACGCCGAGCAGACCGACGCCATCTTGGAGCTCAAGCTGTACCGTCTGGCTCGCCTCGAGATCCTCGTGATCCAGAAGGAGCTAGCCGAGAAGAAGAAGCGCGCGCGGGAGATCAGGAAGCTCCTGAACGAAGCCGAGTCCTTGGGCCGCTGGGGTATCGTGCGGCAAGAGCTGCAAGAGGTGCTGGCCGCCTACGCCAAGAAGGACAAGCGCCGCACCATCATCGAAGAAGCGGGGGCCGAACCCGAGCTCACCGCGGAGGACTTGATCGTCGCGGAGGACAACCACGTCCTGCTGACGCGAGACGGCTGGGTCAAGCGCCAGAAGGAGATCAAGGATCCGAGCGCCACGCGCTTGCGAGAGGGCGACGCAGTGCTCGCCTGCGAGGCCGGCTCCACGCGGGCCACGATGGTGTTCTTCTCGAACTTCGGCACCGCCTACACCGCTCGCATCGCCGACATCATCGCGACCACCGGCTATGGCGAGCCCATTCAGCGCCTGTTCAAGCTGAAGGACGGCGAGACGATCGTCCGGGCCTTCTCCCTGGACCCCCGCATCGTCGGAGATTTGAGCGAAAAGCCCGGATATTTCCCGGAAACCTACGCGGTTGCGGCCACCAGTGACGGCTACGCCTTGTGCTTCGGCCTGTCACCCTTCCTGGAGCCGAGCACCCGGGCCGGGCGCCGCTTCGCGCGCCCCACCGGCGGCGCCGTGGTGGTGGGCGTGGAGCTCTTGGAAGGCGACGAAACGCTGATCGCCGCGTCTGCGGGTCGCCGAGCGCTGCTGTGCAGCGCGCAGGAGGTGAACTACCTCTCCGGTCCTGGCAAGGGCGTCGTGCTGGTCAAGCTGGCCAAGGACGACCGCCTGATCGGCTTCCGTGCGGCGAAGGGCGATCGCGCCGCCCTCACGGTGCGGACCAGCCTCGGCGGCGAGCAACGCATCAGCTCCGCGAAGTACGAGCTGTCCTCGCGCGGCGGCAAGGGGCGAGAGATCATCAAGCGGGGCGCGCTCATCGAGGTGGTGCCCGAGCCCGTGGCAGCGCCGGCACCGTTCGAGGAGAACCAATGA
- a CDS encoding type IIA DNA topoisomerase subunit B: MTSYSAKDITVLEGLDPVRKRPGMYIGGVGSAGLHHLVWEIVDNSVDEAMNGHASEVSVTLHKDGQSVTVSDNGRGIPVDIHPKHKKPAIEIIYSTLHAGGKFEQGLYKTAGGLHGVGASVVNALSAKLLATVKRDGSEWSMEFRSGKVVGKLKKLGKARGSGTTVFFRPDPEIFPKTEFSADVIRERLEVASYIHKGLKVSFTDETTGDKTTFQHPEGVVDYVKRIVEERKARPVHEAPFSLFRENGMRVEVVFLWTESTDEHVRSYVNGIPTGSGGTHENGFRAGMVKAVRNYIETHNLSPRGVTLTAEDIREGLVGVLSVFLGEPQFQGQTKDRLNNPEAQAAVDGAVRPVLEQWLNQNRTAAEQIVHRIILAARAREASRAASASITRRSATSGRLTLPGKLSDCTVTDRRDTELFIVEGDSAGGSAKQGRDRSRQAVLPLRGKVLNTENVTLAKVLENKELADLVTALGCGIGPSFEPDKLRYDRVVLLADADSDGNHITTLLLTFFYRHLPELIRRGKLFVAVPPLYRIDAGSDTFWASDDADRDRILKSKVKGNAKPEITRFKGLGEMMPKVLWETTLNPASRRLVKVAIADALETDRIVSDLMGRDPSARFHFIMDRADEADELDV, from the coding sequence ATGACGAGCTACTCCGCCAAGGACATCACGGTCCTCGAAGGGCTGGACCCGGTTCGCAAACGGCCGGGCATGTACATCGGCGGCGTGGGCAGCGCCGGGCTGCACCACCTGGTTTGGGAGATTGTCGACAACTCCGTGGACGAGGCCATGAACGGCCACGCCAGCGAGGTGAGCGTCACGCTGCACAAGGACGGTCAGTCCGTCACCGTGAGCGACAACGGTCGCGGCATCCCGGTGGACATCCATCCCAAGCACAAAAAGCCAGCGATCGAGATCATCTACAGTACCCTGCACGCCGGCGGAAAATTCGAGCAAGGGCTGTACAAGACCGCGGGCGGCCTGCACGGCGTGGGCGCTTCGGTGGTCAATGCGCTGTCCGCCAAGCTGCTCGCCACGGTCAAGCGCGACGGCTCCGAGTGGTCGATGGAGTTTCGCTCCGGCAAGGTCGTCGGCAAGCTCAAGAAGCTTGGCAAGGCGCGCGGCAGCGGCACCACGGTGTTCTTCCGTCCGGATCCGGAGATCTTCCCAAAGACGGAGTTCTCCGCCGACGTGATCCGCGAGCGGTTGGAAGTCGCCAGCTACATCCACAAGGGGCTCAAGGTCAGCTTCACCGACGAGACCACCGGGGACAAGACCACCTTTCAACATCCGGAAGGGGTGGTGGACTACGTCAAGCGCATCGTGGAGGAGCGCAAGGCGCGACCGGTGCACGAAGCGCCGTTCTCCTTGTTCCGGGAGAACGGCATGCGCGTCGAGGTGGTGTTCTTGTGGACGGAGAGCACCGACGAGCACGTGCGGAGCTACGTGAACGGCATCCCCACTGGATCGGGGGGCACACACGAGAACGGGTTCCGCGCCGGCATGGTCAAGGCCGTTCGCAACTACATCGAGACCCACAACCTCTCTCCCCGCGGCGTGACGCTCACCGCGGAGGACATCCGCGAGGGCTTGGTCGGCGTGCTCAGCGTGTTCCTGGGAGAGCCGCAATTTCAGGGACAAACCAAGGATCGGCTCAACAATCCCGAAGCCCAGGCAGCGGTGGACGGCGCCGTGCGGCCGGTGCTCGAGCAGTGGCTCAATCAGAATCGCACCGCCGCCGAGCAGATCGTTCATCGCATCATTTTGGCGGCCCGCGCCCGCGAGGCGTCGCGCGCCGCGAGCGCTTCCATCACTCGCCGCAGCGCTACCAGCGGGCGCCTCACGCTGCCCGGGAAGCTCAGCGATTGCACCGTGACGGACCGCCGGGACACGGAGCTGTTCATCGTGGAAGGCGACTCCGCCGGTGGCTCCGCCAAGCAGGGCCGCGACCGCTCGCGGCAGGCCGTGCTCCCTCTGCGCGGCAAGGTGCTGAACACCGAGAACGTGACGCTGGCCAAGGTGCTCGAGAACAAGGAGCTCGCGGATCTGGTCACCGCGCTGGGTTGCGGCATCGGTCCGAGCTTCGAGCCCGACAAGCTCCGTTACGACCGCGTCGTGCTGCTCGCCGACGCGGACTCCGACGGCAATCACATCACCACGCTGCTCTTGACCTTCTTCTACCGCCATCTGCCGGAGCTCATCCGCCGCGGTAAGCTGTTCGTGGCGGTGCCGCCGCTCTATCGCATCGATGCCGGCAGCGACACCTTCTGGGCGTCGGACGACGCCGACCGCGATCGCATCTTGAAGAGCAAGGTGAAGGGCAACGCCAAGCCGGAAATCACGCGCTTCAAGGGTCTCGGGGAGATGATGCCCAAGGTGCTGTGGGAGACCACGCTCAACCCCGCCAGCCGCCGTCTGGTGAAGGTCGCCATCGCGGACGCGCTGGAAACCGATCGCATCGTGAGCGATCTGATGGGCCGCGACCCGTCCGCGCGCTTTCACTTCATCATGGATCGCGCGGACGAAGCCGACGAGCTCGACGTCTGA
- a CDS encoding AhpC/TSA family protein produces MAKAPIGDYEVLDPNGKPVVMASLWRERPAVLGFVRHFGCLFCHEQVTELRERESEIEERGARLVIVGNGRPEHAQGFAERTNMHGKVFTDPSRATYRALGMRGGVVNSLRFELFSNALRAYRNGHRQQRVQGDPWQQGGAIVVRPDGTLEYAYISRTAGDHPTVREILTVLDRMRRA; encoded by the coding sequence ATGGCCAAGGCTCCCATCGGCGACTACGAAGTGCTCGACCCCAACGGCAAGCCCGTGGTGATGGCCAGCTTGTGGCGCGAGCGCCCCGCGGTGCTCGGCTTCGTGCGTCACTTCGGCTGCTTGTTCTGCCACGAACAGGTCACGGAGCTCCGCGAGCGGGAGAGTGAGATCGAGGAGCGGGGCGCGCGTCTGGTGATCGTGGGCAACGGCCGGCCAGAGCACGCCCAGGGCTTCGCCGAGCGAACGAACATGCACGGCAAGGTGTTCACGGACCCAAGCCGCGCGACGTATCGTGCTCTCGGCATGCGCGGCGGGGTCGTCAACTCGCTGCGCTTCGAGCTGTTTTCGAACGCGCTCAGGGCGTACAGGAATGGGCACCGGCAGCAGCGCGTGCAGGGGGACCCGTGGCAGCAGGGCGGCGCCATCGTGGTGCGGCCGGACGGAACGCTGGAGTACGCCTACATCAGCCGCACCGCGGGGGATCACCCCACCGTGCGCGAGATCCTCACCGTGCTCGATCGAATGCGGCGCGCGTGA
- a CDS encoding BtpA/SgcQ family protein: MARIAERFARGEKTLLGVVHLLALRGSPRSGRPEQVLSAALFDAEALVAGGLDGFVVENFGDAPFFGDQVPPSTIAEMTALVERLRGAVGADVIVGVNVLRNDARAALAIAAATGADFIRVNVHSGVMHTDQGTLAGRAAETMRERRQLGADVDVVADVGVKHALPPSGFELRQAAKDTAYRGLADALIVTGTGTGSAADERDLRAVKAAVPDRPLLVGSGVTADSAGAAGALSDGVIVGTWVKRGGNVSAPVDAERVKRLVAAARGGVKTAG; this comes from the coding sequence ATGGCTCGCATTGCCGAACGTTTCGCTCGTGGGGAAAAGACACTCTTGGGAGTCGTGCATTTGTTGGCGCTGCGCGGAAGCCCGCGGTCCGGAAGGCCCGAGCAGGTGCTGTCGGCGGCCCTGTTCGACGCCGAGGCCCTCGTGGCGGGCGGCCTGGACGGCTTCGTCGTGGAGAATTTCGGTGACGCACCGTTCTTCGGCGACCAGGTGCCGCCCAGCACCATTGCGGAGATGACGGCGCTGGTGGAGCGGCTCCGCGGCGCGGTGGGGGCGGACGTGATCGTCGGAGTGAACGTGCTGCGCAACGATGCGCGCGCGGCCTTGGCGATCGCAGCGGCCACGGGGGCGGACTTCATTCGAGTGAACGTGCACAGCGGCGTGATGCACACGGACCAGGGCACGCTCGCGGGACGGGCGGCGGAGACGATGCGAGAACGGCGGCAGCTGGGCGCGGACGTGGACGTGGTGGCCGACGTGGGCGTGAAGCACGCGCTGCCGCCGTCGGGGTTCGAGCTGCGGCAGGCGGCCAAGGACACCGCCTACCGCGGGCTGGCGGACGCGCTGATCGTGACCGGCACGGGAACCGGCAGCGCCGCGGACGAGCGCGATCTCCGGGCCGTGAAGGCGGCGGTGCCGGACCGACCTCTGCTCGTGGGCAGCGGCGTGACGGCGGACAGCGCGGGGGCGGCGGGCGCGCTGTCCGACGGCGTGATCGTCGGCACCTGGGTCAAGCGGGGCGGCAACGTGTCTGCCCCGGTGGACGCCGAGCGCGTGAAGCGTCTGGTGGCGGCGGCCCGCGGTGGCGTCAAAACCGCTGGCTGA